In the genome of Indicator indicator isolate 239-I01 chromosome 8, UM_Iind_1.1, whole genome shotgun sequence, one region contains:
- the FBXO8 gene encoding F-box only protein 8, producing MGQGLWRVARNQQLQHQGYSEQGFLTREHGRRIATNNLSNTSHRKQTQGGIDIYHLLKTRKSKEQEGFINLEMLPPELSFTILSYLNATDLCLASCVWQDLANDELLWQGLCKSTWGHCSIYNKNPPLGFSFRKLYMQLDEGSLTFNANPDEGVNYFMSKGILDDSPKEIAKFIFCTRTLNWKKLRIYLDERRDVLDDLVTLHNFRNQFLPNALREFFRHIHAPEERGEYLETLITKFSHRFCACNPDLMRDLGLSPDAVYVLCYSLILLSIDLTSPHVKNKMSKREFIRNTRRAAQNISEDFVGHLYDNIYLIGHVAA from the exons ATGGGTCAGGGACTCTGGAGAGTTGCTAGGAACCAGCAACTGCAACACCAAGGATACAGTGAACAAGGTTTTCTTACCAGAGAACATGGTAGAAGAATAGCTACTAACAATCTTTCCAATACAAGTCATCGCAAACAAACCCAGGGAGGCATTGATATCTACCACCTGTTGAAGACAAGAAAATCTAAAGAACAAGAAGGATTCATTAACTTGGAAATGCTGCCACCAGAGCTTAGTTTTACCATTTTGTCATACCTGAATGCAACTGATCTCTGTCTAGCTTCATGCGTCTGGCAGGATCTTGCAAATGATGAGCTTCTCTGGCAAGG GTTGTGCAAATCCACTTGGGGTCACTGTTCTATATACAATAAGAATCCGCCTCTAGGATTTTCTTTTAGAAAATTGTATATGCAGCTAGATGAGGGCAGTCTCACCTTTAATGCCAACCCCGATGAG GGAGTCAACTACTTTATGTCCAAGGGCATACTAGATGATTCACCGAAAGAAATAGCTAAATTTATCTTTTGCACAAGAACACTAAATTGGAAGAAGCTGAGAATCTACCTTGATGAAAG GCGAGATGTTTTGGATGACCTTGTGACGCTGCACAACTTCAGAAATCAGTTCTTGCCAAATGCACTGAGAGAGTTCTTCAGACACATTCATGCTCCTGAGGAGCGTGGAGAGTACCTTGAGACTCTCATAACAAAGTTCTCTCACAGATTCTGTGCTTGTAACCCAGATTTGATGAGAGACCTTGGCCTTAGCCCtg ATGCAGTTTATGTACTGTGTTACTCATTGATTCTGCTTTCCATCGATCTAACAAGCCCTCATGTGAAGAACAAAATGTCAAAGAGGGAATTCATCCGAAATACACGACGAGCTGCACAGAATATTAGTGAAGATTTTGTAGGGCACCTTTATGACAACATCTACCTTATTGGCCATGTGGCTGCCTAA